One region of Paraburkholderia acidiphila genomic DNA includes:
- a CDS encoding TetR/AcrR family transcriptional regulator has protein sequence MKDSSVKAPARATRRSAKAADAAAPSAPAASKPPSPRKDLAPAAGTRRKKAPAQVRAQLLQAASDIATDQGVPAVTLDAVAERAGVTKGALQYHFANKQGLLDALFEQTLARFEQQMQTRIEEGVAEGAPKHGAAARAYLHTTIDETSPAASTNVLRVLVAAMMTDPAIRERYAAPMRKWTRPDPLPLEAAARLMICRLAADGLWISDLLGYQNMPPRLRAEVVRQLEQLALVKD, from the coding sequence ATGAAAGACTCGTCCGTCAAGGCGCCCGCGCGCGCGACAAGGCGCAGCGCGAAGGCGGCTGACGCAGCGGCCCCATCTGCTCCCGCGGCCTCGAAGCCCCCTTCCCCGCGCAAGGACCTGGCTCCAGCCGCCGGCACGCGCCGCAAGAAGGCTCCGGCCCAGGTGCGCGCACAATTGCTGCAGGCGGCTTCCGATATCGCCACCGATCAAGGCGTGCCCGCCGTCACGCTCGACGCGGTAGCCGAACGCGCCGGCGTGACCAAGGGCGCGCTGCAATATCACTTCGCCAACAAGCAGGGCTTGCTCGACGCGCTCTTCGAGCAGACGCTCGCGCGATTCGAGCAGCAGATGCAAACGCGCATCGAAGAGGGCGTGGCGGAAGGCGCGCCCAAACACGGTGCAGCCGCGCGCGCCTACCTGCACACGACCATCGACGAAACGAGCCCCGCCGCCAGCACCAATGTGCTGCGTGTGCTGGTGGCCGCGATGATGACCGACCCCGCGATTCGCGAGCGCTACGCCGCGCCCATGCGCAAGTGGACGCGCCCCGACCCGCTGCCGCTCGAAGCCGCCGCCCGTCTGATGATCTGCCGGCTCGCGGCGGACGGTCTGTGGATCTCCGACCTGCTCGGCTACCAGAACATGCCGCCGCGCCTGCGCGCCGAGGTGGTGCGCCAGCTGGAGCAACTGGCGCTCGTGAAAGACTAA